A single region of the Syntrophotaleaceae bacterium genome encodes:
- the mscL gene encoding large-conductance mechanosensitive channel protein MscL: protein MAILKEFKEFAVKGNVVDMAVGIVIGAAFGQIVSSLVADVVMPPIGMMIAGIDFSNLALTLQEASGETPAVVITYGNFIMKIINFIIIAFAIFLAVKGINSLKRKKEEAPAAAPEIPAQEKLLREIRDLLKEKA, encoded by the coding sequence ATGGCCATTCTAAAGGAGTTCAAGGAATTTGCCGTCAAGGGGAATGTCGTGGATATGGCGGTCGGTATCGTCATCGGGGCAGCTTTTGGACAGATCGTCTCTTCCCTGGTCGCCGATGTGGTCATGCCGCCCATCGGGATGATGATTGCAGGGATAGATTTTTCAAATCTGGCCCTGACCCTCCAGGAAGCATCGGGCGAAACGCCGGCAGTGGTCATCACCTACGGCAATTTCATCATGAAGATCATCAACTTCATCATCATCGCCTTCGCCATTTTCCTTGCAGTCAAAGGGATCAATTCCCTCAAGCGCAAAAAGGAGGAAGCTCCCGCCGCGGCGCCGGAAATTCCCGCTCAGGAAAAACTCCTGCGGGAAATCCGCGATCTTCTCAAGGAGAAGGCTTGA
- a CDS encoding adenylate/guanylate cyclase domain-containing protein, which yields MPNNEWVDTREAAELRRKESRRQLMQSLLPAIYLVILVAVVMAIARYTYTRNRRDAVALADSLVEMLDQRITSQVKNHLSPAGELTRLASGLFASKNWSTEAVNLFETLGLQFLAVYPQIQSFQVGIPDGRFLMVRRMSDGSMHTKIIRQTGPNREVRWVRRDPAGNILGIEQDQADTYDPRTRPWYQGAAQSQEVYWTDVYIFFSNREPGVTAALAVRDPQGDLRGVLSIDIELAGLSRFLAGLEIGKTGRALIIDGKGQLVAFPVMDRMLRISKGSFAPVKIDQLDNALLTRAYDRFRIEGYGIRHLALDGKRYSSMTSSLRSLVNREWTLLITVPEADFVGFLKENLQRALLLSSIAFFMVALIAALLLMRSQKAIRTQRQLAARERRMEAQSQAFENIVSLPSLYRQGDNESLQSLSEIVCQTMAIRRFSLWKTMDHGKDLVCLDSYDRENNGHTSGTILSQQDFPRFFEAVSGSDPIESTDLENDLRAGEIFKAYFEPLDCCALLATPIRPGNRSAGSVWLEHDGKSRGWSKEDRNLARAIAGLLAFRFQDDGEHTLSSFETVHEDILVESPGAEDGQKSQAPWVSVETSPTLPPLRTMRGASLRDSLQGPDRPQPDPKTVYSTVFENLSVMVVLLGDSLFLAHPEENTACSLLEDLVCRIEQIATANGIEYLKMLGDQIVLATGFSNTSGQHAQRTADSALAILEELPRVFPVNSESGVLRVGFDTGMVLGNLVGCGKGSFNLWGPAVRSASGMASSSPENGIQAGEGAYRHLQNDYLFGQRGTFFVPDIGEIRTYLLRGKIG from the coding sequence GTGCCGAACAACGAATGGGTGGATACACGGGAAGCAGCCGAGCTTCGGCGTAAGGAAAGTCGCCGGCAACTGATGCAGAGCCTGTTGCCGGCGATCTACCTTGTCATCCTGGTCGCCGTGGTCATGGCGATTGCCCGATATACCTACACCCGGAATCGAAGGGATGCCGTAGCCCTTGCCGACTCCCTGGTGGAGATGCTCGACCAGCGCATCACGTCTCAAGTTAAAAATCATCTATCCCCCGCCGGTGAGCTGACCAGACTGGCCTCGGGTCTATTTGCCTCGAAAAACTGGAGCACCGAAGCCGTCAACCTGTTCGAGACTCTCGGCCTGCAGTTCCTGGCGGTCTACCCGCAGATTCAATCCTTTCAGGTCGGCATACCCGACGGCCGATTCCTGATGGTGCGGCGCATGTCGGACGGGTCGATGCACACCAAAATCATTCGGCAAACCGGGCCAAACCGGGAGGTCCGCTGGGTGCGTCGCGATCCGGCCGGCAATATCCTGGGCATCGAACAGGATCAGGCAGACACCTACGACCCCCGGACCCGCCCCTGGTATCAGGGGGCGGCCCAATCGCAGGAGGTGTACTGGACCGATGTCTACATATTCTTTTCCAACCGCGAACCCGGTGTCACGGCCGCCCTTGCGGTTCGCGACCCGCAAGGCGACCTGCGCGGCGTGCTCAGCATCGACATCGAACTGGCAGGATTGAGCCGGTTTCTGGCCGGGCTCGAAATCGGAAAAACCGGAAGGGCCCTCATCATTGACGGCAAAGGTCAACTGGTGGCCTTTCCGGTCATGGATCGGATGCTGCGCATCTCGAAAGGGTCTTTTGCCCCGGTGAAGATCGACCAATTGGACAACGCCCTGCTCACCAGAGCCTATGATCGGTTTCGTATCGAAGGCTATGGAATCCGCCACCTGGCCCTCGACGGCAAACGCTATTCCAGCATGACATCGTCCCTCAGGTCGCTGGTCAACCGGGAGTGGACTCTTCTGATCACGGTACCCGAGGCAGATTTCGTCGGTTTTCTCAAGGAGAACCTCCAAAGAGCACTTCTCCTGTCCAGCATCGCCTTTTTCATGGTGGCCCTGATTGCCGCTTTGCTGTTGATGCGAAGTCAGAAAGCGATTCGCACCCAACGACAGTTGGCGGCAAGGGAACGGCGGATGGAGGCCCAAAGCCAGGCCTTTGAAAATATCGTTTCTCTGCCCTCCCTTTACAGACAAGGGGACAATGAGTCCCTGCAGTCACTTTCAGAAATCGTATGCCAAACCATGGCAATCAGGCGATTCAGCCTCTGGAAAACGATGGATCACGGCAAAGACCTGGTCTGCCTGGACAGTTACGACCGGGAAAACAATGGTCATACCAGTGGGACCATTCTTTCACAGCAGGATTTTCCCCGCTTTTTCGAGGCCGTTTCAGGAAGTGACCCGATCGAATCGACGGACCTGGAAAATGATCTTCGGGCGGGAGAAATTTTCAAAGCCTATTTCGAGCCCCTCGACTGCTGCGCCCTGCTGGCAACACCGATCCGCCCGGGGAACCGGTCAGCCGGCAGCGTCTGGCTCGAGCACGATGGAAAATCGAGGGGGTGGTCCAAGGAGGATCGAAACCTGGCCCGGGCGATTGCAGGTCTTCTGGCCTTCCGTTTCCAGGACGATGGGGAACACACCCTTTCTTCCTTTGAAACGGTCCATGAAGACATCCTGGTCGAGTCGCCCGGCGCTGAAGACGGGCAGAAAAGCCAGGCTCCATGGGTTTCCGTGGAAACCTCTCCCACACTTCCTCCACTGCGCACCATGCGGGGCGCTTCTCTACGGGATAGCTTGCAGGGTCCCGACCGGCCGCAGCCGGACCCAAAAACCGTCTACTCCACGGTATTCGAGAATTTGTCCGTAATGGTCGTCCTGCTCGGCGACTCTCTGTTTCTTGCCCATCCTGAGGAAAATACAGCCTGCTCCTTGTTGGAGGATCTTGTGTGCCGAATCGAGCAGATTGCGACAGCCAATGGCATCGAATATCTGAAAATGCTGGGAGACCAGATCGTTCTCGCCACGGGCTTTTCCAACACCTCAGGCCAACACGCCCAAAGGACGGCCGATTCCGCCCTGGCGATTCTCGAGGAGTTGCCGCGGGTCTTTCCCGTGAATTCAGAGTCCGGCGTCCTTCGAGTGGGTTTCGACACCGGCATGGTCCTGGGCAACCTGGTTGGCTGCGGCAAGGGCTCCTTCAATCTCTGGGGTCCCGCAGTCCGCTCCGCCAGCGGAATGGCGAGTTCCAGCCCCGAGAATGGCATTCAGGCCGGTGAGGGAGCCTATCGCCATCTGCAGAACGATTATCTTTTCGGCCAGCGAGGCACCTTTTTCGTCCCGGACATCGGGGAGATTCGAACCTATCTGCTGCGAGGGAAAATAGGATGA
- a CDS encoding carbamoyltransferase C-terminal domain-containing protein → MYILGINAAYHDPAACLVKDGKVVAAAEEERFTHVKHGKRPVPFTAYQLPYHAIAYCLDQGGIDLAALDHVAYSYDPYILLGPNAGRRQIALPLQPSAEAIPEDGTSPWDPLFLSYIVNAPRQLADGAPFHIQAKFANSQKNGKFRHRWHFVEHHAAHAASAYLPSPFEEAAVLTLDGRGEQATTSYHHGSGLHIEKLAQVNMPHSLGILYERVTEHLGFLHSSDEYKVMALASFGKPAFLKEFLDLIRLREDGQFTLGPLHLEERFGPKRKRKNPFTQRHYDIAYSLQKALEETVLELATWLHLQTGSQNLCLSGGVALNCVLNARLRDQGPFTNIWVQPAAGDAGTALGAALWVDIREGTPKGRNYRMDHVFLGPGYDEQEIETCLRWAKIPYRRLQNIEEETSNLLVDDKIIGWYQGRLEFGPRALGARSILASPIHAEMQERLNDIKDREDFRPVAPVVLEEEAGQWFEKATASPFMLFVFPVAPDKADRIPAVRHVDGTARIQTINRRQNPLYYDLVQAFFRKTGVPVLVNTSFNTRGKPIVCTPRDALECFWTSPLDALVIGPFLVEKSTPGGGQKS, encoded by the coding sequence ATGTACATTCTGGGAATCAATGCGGCCTATCACGACCCGGCGGCCTGCCTGGTCAAGGATGGCAAAGTAGTGGCGGCCGCCGAAGAGGAGCGCTTCACTCACGTCAAGCACGGCAAGCGGCCCGTTCCCTTCACCGCCTATCAGCTTCCCTATCATGCCATCGCTTATTGTCTCGACCAGGGGGGAATCGATCTGGCGGCCCTTGATCATGTGGCCTACTCCTATGACCCCTACATTCTTCTCGGCCCCAATGCCGGCCGGCGTCAGATCGCCTTGCCGCTGCAGCCGAGCGCCGAAGCCATTCCCGAGGACGGGACAAGCCCCTGGGACCCACTTTTTCTCTCCTATATCGTCAATGCCCCCCGCCAACTGGCCGACGGCGCACCCTTCCATATTCAGGCGAAATTCGCCAATTCTCAGAAAAACGGAAAGTTCCGGCACCGTTGGCATTTCGTGGAACACCATGCGGCCCACGCCGCCAGTGCCTATTTGCCTTCCCCTTTTGAGGAAGCGGCTGTACTGACCCTGGATGGGCGGGGTGAACAGGCCACCACCTCCTATCATCATGGAAGCGGCCTGCATATCGAGAAACTGGCTCAGGTAAACATGCCCCATTCGCTGGGTATCCTTTACGAGCGCGTCACGGAACATCTCGGGTTTCTCCACTCTTCCGACGAATACAAGGTGATGGCCCTGGCCTCCTTCGGCAAGCCGGCATTCCTGAAGGAGTTTCTCGACCTCATCCGGTTGCGGGAGGACGGACAGTTTACTCTCGGCCCGCTGCATCTGGAAGAACGCTTCGGTCCTAAAAGAAAAAGAAAAAATCCGTTCACTCAGCGCCACTACGACATCGCCTACTCGTTGCAGAAGGCCCTGGAAGAGACGGTGCTGGAGCTGGCGACCTGGCTGCACCTGCAGACGGGGTCGCAAAACCTGTGTCTTTCCGGAGGAGTAGCCTTGAACTGCGTTCTGAATGCCCGCCTTCGAGACCAAGGGCCTTTCACAAACATCTGGGTTCAGCCGGCAGCAGGAGATGCCGGAACAGCCCTGGGAGCCGCCCTGTGGGTAGATATCCGGGAAGGAACCCCGAAAGGAAGGAATTACCGCATGGACCACGTTTTCCTCGGTCCTGGGTATGATGAACAGGAAATCGAAACCTGTCTTCGCTGGGCGAAGATCCCTTACAGGCGTTTGCAAAACATTGAGGAAGAAACATCGAACCTGCTGGTCGATGACAAAATCATCGGGTGGTACCAGGGGCGGCTCGAATTCGGCCCTCGGGCACTGGGTGCCCGGTCGATTCTGGCGTCCCCGATCCATGCCGAAATGCAGGAGCGGCTGAACGACATCAAGGACCGTGAGGATTTTCGCCCCGTGGCCCCGGTCGTACTCGAGGAGGAGGCCGGCCAATGGTTCGAAAAGGCGACCGCCTCTCCTTTCATGCTCTTCGTTTTCCCGGTGGCTCCGGACAAGGCCGACAGAATTCCTGCCGTGCGCCACGTCGACGGGACCGCAAGGATCCAGACTATCAACAGGCGGCAAAACCCGCTCTACTACGATCTGGTGCAGGCTTTCTTCCGCAAAACGGGGGTTCCAGTGCTGGTCAACACCTCCTTCAATACACGGGGCAAACCGATTGTGTGCACCCCTCGGGACGCTTTGGAATGCTTCTGGACCTCACCCCTGGATGCCCTGGTGATCGGCCCTTTTCTGGTTGAAAAGTCGACGCCCGGCGGGGGGCAAAAATCATGA
- a CDS encoding endonuclease/exonuclease/phosphatase family protein — protein MVIGLALILPALLRAGQMPLLPKLLLLLLLLAVGFQGVKMFPYSRLSPFQVKQAAADGNSAVIRLVTCNVLMENRNLCNYLKVLQEADPDVILTTEADQWWADQLAILDSAYPWQVKHPLPNTYGMILHSRFPLIDPAVRFLIEPDVPSIHTALQLPDGRRIHLVGLHPRPPVPSENEDTAERDAELYLIGKMVSGSDLPVLVLGDLNDVAWSRTTSRFQKVSGLLDPRIGRGMYNTFHADYFFLRFPLDHIFHSRHFRHVSMKRLSHIGSDHFPFFVALTLTGNEASEEHQ, from the coding sequence ATGGTCATCGGACTGGCCCTGATCCTGCCGGCCCTGTTGCGGGCGGGACAGATGCCCTTGTTGCCAAAACTGCTGCTCCTGTTGCTGCTGTTGGCCGTCGGGTTTCAGGGGGTCAAAATGTTCCCCTATTCCAGATTGTCTCCCTTTCAAGTGAAGCAGGCCGCTGCAGACGGAAACAGCGCGGTCATCCGTCTCGTCACCTGTAATGTCCTGATGGAAAACCGGAATTTATGCAATTATCTGAAGGTTTTGCAGGAGGCTGATCCGGACGTGATTCTGACCACGGAAGCCGACCAATGGTGGGCGGATCAACTGGCAATCCTGGACTCTGCCTACCCCTGGCAGGTCAAGCATCCTTTGCCGAACACATATGGCATGATTCTTCATTCCAGGTTTCCACTGATCGATCCAGCCGTCCGGTTCCTCATCGAGCCCGATGTTCCCTCCATCCACACCGCCCTTCAACTTCCGGACGGACGAAGGATTCATCTGGTCGGGCTTCATCCCCGTCCGCCGGTACCATCGGAAAACGAGGATACTGCGGAAAGGGATGCAGAACTTTATCTGATCGGCAAAATGGTCAGCGGTTCGGATCTCCCGGTGTTGGTTCTCGGCGATCTCAACGATGTCGCCTGGTCCCGGACCACCTCGCGTTTTCAGAAAGTCAGCGGACTGCTCGATCCAAGAATCGGAAGGGGCATGTACAATACCTTTCATGCGGACTACTTTTTCCTGCGTTTCCCCCTGGATCATATATTTCATTCCCGCCACTTCCGACATGTCAGCATGAAACGGCTGTCCCACATCGGCTCCGATCATTTTCCTTTTTTTGTCGCCCTGACCCTGACCGGAAACGAAGCATCCGAAGAGCATCAATAG
- a CDS encoding GGDEF domain-containing protein, which translates to MRGYLHSISNGDLSGKVPVAGFVGATLKSLQANLRHMTWQTKMVASGDFSQRVEFMGEFSESFNAMVEQLDRTMRELVARKQEISLANEELRREIGIRQETEAALRKSREKLRQLAMTDSLTGLFNRRHFNRMALKEVERALRYSRPLSVIVMDLDHFKNVNDGFGHATGDRVLVMVADTLRDVLRKTEISARYGGEEFIVMLPETSARGAADVAERLRGNIEGKRLDVPKGRITVTASFGVSDALDRTQPITGLQRLSDLVSSADRAMYASKGLGRNRVTVFSPDAA; encoded by the coding sequence ATGCGCGGATATCTTCATTCGATATCCAACGGGGATCTGTCCGGGAAGGTTCCGGTAGCGGGTTTTGTCGGAGCCACGCTCAAGAGCCTGCAGGCCAATCTGCGCCATATGACCTGGCAGACAAAGATGGTGGCTTCGGGAGATTTTTCCCAGCGGGTGGAATTCATGGGGGAGTTCTCCGAGTCCTTTAACGCCATGGTTGAGCAACTGGACAGAACCATGCGCGAGCTTGTGGCAAGAAAACAGGAGATCAGTCTGGCCAATGAGGAGTTGCGCAGGGAGATCGGCATACGCCAGGAAACCGAGGCCGCTCTGCGCAAAAGCAGGGAGAAACTGCGACAGTTGGCGATGACGGACAGTCTGACCGGTCTTTTCAACCGGCGCCATTTCAATCGAATGGCATTGAAGGAAGTCGAAAGGGCGCTACGCTATTCCCGTCCACTTTCAGTGATAGTGATGGACCTGGACCATTTCAAAAACGTCAATGACGGGTTCGGGCACGCCACCGGCGATCGGGTTTTGGTCATGGTCGCCGATACCTTGAGGGACGTTTTGCGCAAAACAGAGATTTCCGCCCGTTATGGCGGGGAGGAATTCATCGTCATGCTGCCGGAAACCTCCGCTCGGGGCGCCGCCGATGTCGCCGAAAGACTGCGTGGCAATATCGAGGGGAAACGATTGGATGTTCCAAAGGGACGCATCACCGTCACCGCCAGTTTCGGTGTCAGCGACGCCCTCGACCGCACCCAGCCTATAACCGGTCTTCAACGCCTTTCCGACCTTGTTTCTTCCGCCGATCGAGCCATGTATGCTTCGAAGGGATTGGGCAGAAACCGGGTGACGGTTTTTTCCCCGGACGCAGCCTAG
- a CDS encoding DUF1622 domain-containing protein → MYEYLKPFAEWAGAVVEAIGIFLISAAAFHALIIVMVRLAQKQKIETAFRDVRQNLGRGILLGLEFLVASDIIHTVAVDLTFRTIGVLVTIVLIRTFLSFTLEVELTGNWPWQHEK, encoded by the coding sequence TTGTATGAATACCTGAAACCTTTTGCGGAATGGGCCGGGGCGGTGGTGGAGGCTATCGGCATCTTTCTTATTTCCGCCGCTGCCTTCCATGCCCTGATCATCGTCATGGTTCGTCTGGCTCAGAAACAAAAGATCGAGACGGCCTTTCGGGACGTGCGACAAAATTTGGGACGCGGCATTCTGCTCGGGCTGGAATTTCTGGTCGCTTCGGATATTATTCACACTGTTGCGGTTGATTTGACCTTCAGGACTATCGGAGTTCTGGTGACCATAGTGCTGATTCGAACATTCCTCAGTTTTACCCTCGAAGTGGAACTTACAGGGAACTGGCCCTGGCAACATGAAAAATAA
- a CDS encoding GlsB/YeaQ/YmgE family stress response membrane protein, producing the protein MGILTWIIMGLIVGVIAKLIMPGKDPGGFIITILLGIAGAFLGGFIGRLLGFGAVTGFNIGSFLLATLGAILLLVLYRFIRK; encoded by the coding sequence ATGGGAATCCTGACTTGGATCATCATGGGATTGATCGTAGGGGTCATCGCCAAGCTCATTATGCCCGGGAAAGATCCGGGAGGTTTCATAATCACCATCCTGCTTGGCATTGCCGGCGCTTTTCTGGGAGGATTCATCGGCCGGTTGCTCGGTTTCGGGGCTGTAACCGGGTTCAATATCGGGAGCTTCCTGTTGGCGACCCTGGGCGCCATTCTGCTGCTGGTTCTGTACCGTTTCATAAGAAAGTAA
- a CDS encoding MlaD family protein: MKSNDRHQFRYVNETVGLIFLVTLLLFVAAVLGSGRFREWIDPGARLKVVMPEEGLFGLAEGAEVEILGTRAGTVTDIVIDPHQRIYAEVRIEDGMEAFIRRDSQAIIRKRFGVAGAAYLEITRGQGQPLDYDYAVIKAKADRAPTETLTALVDDLHERVMPLIEDAQTAIRDISALARDLQNPQGDLRLILNNLADITGGIARGEGTAGRLIREKEMADNIEDLLTQLRSVARRLEPIMGSLQGTAGNVSRLTGRIDTQVADMPNLSRDLRTALDSLNGILGDLHQTTPALPSITDRVGDATSNLPVLLLQTEQVMVEMEKLLRQLQSNWLFGGSSDEEPRPDTLPPLEARP; encoded by the coding sequence ATGAAATCGAATGATCGTCACCAGTTTCGCTACGTCAATGAAACCGTAGGCCTTATCTTCCTCGTGACCCTGCTGCTGTTCGTGGCAGCGGTATTGGGCAGCGGCCGCTTCCGCGAATGGATCGACCCGGGCGCACGCTTGAAAGTGGTGATGCCGGAGGAGGGCCTGTTCGGATTGGCCGAAGGAGCCGAAGTGGAGATTCTCGGCACCCGCGCCGGAACCGTCACGGATATCGTCATCGATCCGCACCAAAGGATATATGCTGAAGTACGCATAGAGGACGGGATGGAGGCTTTTATCCGGCGAGATTCCCAAGCCATTATCCGCAAACGTTTTGGAGTTGCCGGGGCAGCCTATCTGGAAATTACCCGAGGGCAGGGACAGCCCCTCGACTACGATTATGCGGTGATCAAAGCCAAGGCCGATCGGGCGCCTACGGAGACCCTGACGGCCCTCGTCGACGATCTTCACGAACGGGTCATGCCGCTGATCGAGGATGCTCAAACCGCCATCCGGGATATTTCCGCCCTGGCCAGGGACCTGCAAAACCCCCAGGGAGACCTGCGTCTGATATTGAACAACCTCGCCGACATTACCGGGGGTATTGCCCGTGGCGAAGGAACGGCAGGCCGCCTGATCAGGGAGAAGGAAATGGCCGACAACATCGAGGACCTGCTGACGCAGCTTCGTTCTGTGGCACGACGGTTGGAGCCGATCATGGGTTCCTTGCAGGGTACGGCCGGCAACGTCTCCCGTCTCACTGGCAGGATCGATACCCAGGTTGCTGACATGCCGAATCTTTCCCGGGATCTACGGACGGCCCTGGATTCTCTCAACGGCATCCTGGGCGATCTGCACCAAACCACCCCCGCGTTGCCATCCATTACCGATCGGGTGGGAGATGCAACCTCCAATCTCCCCGTCCTGCTGCTGCAGACCGAGCAGGTCATGGTGGAAATGGAGAAACTCCTGCGACAGCTTCAGTCCAATTGGCTGTTTGGCGGTTCCTCCGACGAGGAACCCCGGCCGGATACCCTTCCTCCTCTGGAGGCACGGCCATGA
- a CDS encoding V4R domain-containing protein — protein sequence MEVRRYKFSWDLLGDLVKGRPNLGPETRLEVYRLMQFVFRDVIEQHVGAEETDKIFFESGNLAGKEFYRHLFTHQQDFKGFIKKLQDVLRDMGIGILRIEEADLDKGKLVLTVSEDLDCSGLPEVGYQTCKYDEGFIAGLLESFTGASFRVTEVDCWCTGDRTCRFVAEIDQ from the coding sequence ATGGAAGTCAGAAGATATAAATTTTCATGGGATCTGCTGGGAGACCTGGTCAAGGGCCGTCCAAACCTGGGCCCCGAAACCCGGCTTGAAGTCTATCGGCTTATGCAGTTTGTATTTCGGGATGTCATCGAACAGCATGTAGGGGCGGAAGAGACCGATAAGATTTTTTTTGAATCCGGCAATCTGGCCGGCAAGGAATTTTACCGGCATCTGTTTACCCATCAACAGGATTTTAAGGGTTTCATAAAGAAACTGCAGGATGTTCTGCGGGACATGGGGATCGGGATTTTGCGGATCGAGGAAGCGGATCTGGATAAGGGAAAACTGGTATTGACCGTGTCAGAAGATCTTGACTGCTCGGGATTGCCGGAAGTCGGCTATCAGACCTGCAAGTATGATGAAGGTTTCATCGCCGGGCTCCTGGAGAGCTTTACCGGCGCCTCCTTCAGGGTCACGGAAGTCGATTGCTGGTGCACGGGGGACCGGACCTGTCGCTTTGTTGCCGAAATCGATCAATAA
- a CDS encoding ABC transporter permease, which produces MTITLRAEPHGGSTQKAISLPKKFLAGVGARLIGGIYSLVWTFAAAAAVLWQSFRPLTWRGTVRREFIHHCFQIGRHSLIFTMAVGLLVGLGLVYQLLYWLDLFGQSQLIGDFLILVLAREMAPILVGFIVLGRHGLAMVIELGRQKTGGQIHMLDSQGIDPFLLLVVPRVLAVTLGTFCLTVAFLLVSLGTGFIAGNASKVSALSATEFLNSLLTSLGPAEFAIIPLKSLSVGFAIGLLACTIGLTEATDSDMPEGLLPRAFGLSAMVIILISGLYTLLLSR; this is translated from the coding sequence ATGACGATCACTCTTCGCGCCGAACCGCATGGCGGCTCTACCCAAAAGGCCATCTCCTTGCCGAAAAAATTTTTGGCGGGGGTCGGTGCTCGGCTCATCGGTGGCATCTATTCCCTGGTTTGGACCTTCGCCGCCGCTGCTGCCGTTCTCTGGCAGAGTTTCCGTCCTCTGACCTGGAGAGGGACAGTAAGGCGGGAATTCATCCATCACTGTTTTCAGATCGGAAGGCATTCCCTGATCTTTACCATGGCCGTCGGCTTACTGGTGGGCCTGGGTCTGGTCTATCAGCTTCTCTACTGGCTGGACCTGTTCGGTCAGAGCCAGCTGATCGGCGATTTCCTCATTCTGGTCCTGGCGAGGGAAATGGCACCGATTCTGGTCGGCTTTATCGTACTGGGCCGCCACGGTCTGGCCATGGTCATTGAACTCGGCAGGCAAAAGACCGGCGGGCAGATCCATATGCTGGATTCCCAGGGAATCGACCCCTTTCTGCTGCTGGTCGTCCCCAGGGTGCTGGCCGTGACGCTCGGTACCTTCTGTCTGACAGTGGCCTTTCTGCTGGTCTCCCTCGGAACCGGATTCATCGCCGGCAATGCGTCGAAAGTATCGGCGCTTTCGGCAACCGAATTCCTTAATTCCCTGCTCACTTCCCTCGGTCCGGCGGAATTCGCCATTATCCCGCTGAAGTCGCTGTCCGTCGGTTTCGCTATCGGCCTGCTGGCCTGCACCATCGGATTAACGGAAGCAACGGATTCGGACATGCCCGAAGGTCTGTTGCCCCGAGCCTTCGGTTTGTCGGCAATGGTCATCATTCTGATATCCGGGCTCTACACCCTGCTGCTGTCCCGATAA
- a CDS encoding DUF2959 domain-containing protein, which produces MKSGKAPLPLLCLLIGMLFGCSNLYYGAMEKIGVHKREIMVDRVEAARDAQLEAKDQFLTAMEQFRSVVAFQGGELEKEYNRLNRTLQETEAKAEAVSDRIDAVEDVSVALFEEWRAEIDQYASSDLKQASRRKYRAMQSRYEELIQAMRRAEAKLDPALVPLRDQVLYLKHNLNARAIAGLSDEAVSIQANVDTLVRDMERAIAEADAFIASLQD; this is translated from the coding sequence ATGAAGTCAGGCAAAGCTCCGTTGCCCCTGTTGTGCTTATTGATCGGCATGCTCTTTGGTTGCAGCAACCTTTATTACGGGGCCATGGAAAAGATCGGGGTGCATAAGCGTGAAATCATGGTCGATCGCGTGGAAGCGGCGCGGGATGCTCAGCTCGAGGCCAAAGACCAGTTTCTGACAGCCATGGAGCAGTTCAGAAGTGTGGTCGCTTTTCAAGGCGGGGAACTGGAAAAGGAGTACAACCGGCTGAACCGAACCCTGCAGGAGACCGAGGCGAAAGCCGAGGCCGTGAGCGACCGCATCGATGCCGTTGAAGATGTCTCCGTGGCCCTTTTTGAGGAGTGGCGGGCGGAGATCGATCAATATGCCAGCAGTGATCTGAAGCAGGCGAGCCGGCGCAAATACCGGGCGATGCAAAGCAGATACGAGGAACTGATACAGGCCATGAGGCGGGCCGAAGCCAAGCTCGATCCGGCTTTGGTCCCGCTGCGCGATCAGGTTCTTTATCTGAAGCACAACCTGAACGCCCGGGCCATCGCCGGACTGAGCGATGAAGCGGTCAGTATCCAGGCCAATGTCGATACCCTGGTTCGGGACATGGAAAGAGCCATCGCAGAGGCGGACGCCTTTATCGCTTCATTGCAGGACTAG
- a CDS encoding STAS/SEC14 domain-containing protein yields MFKITLKGADRLDIEMSGRLNSDEMKIVLDELESKSKHIVNGKMLYDVIEFHLPSLGAIGLELARMPSMWKVMKKFQRAAVLTDKTWIKKVSELEGLFLPGLEIKAFDRDRIAEAEAWLAG; encoded by the coding sequence ATGTTTAAGATAACCCTCAAGGGAGCTGATCGACTGGATATCGAGATGAGCGGCAGGCTGAATTCCGATGAAATGAAAATTGTTCTCGACGAGCTCGAAAGCAAATCAAAACATATCGTCAACGGCAAGATGCTTTACGATGTCATTGAATTCCACCTGCCCTCCCTCGGCGCCATCGGCCTGGAACTCGCCCGTATGCCCTCCATGTGGAAGGTTATGAAAAAATTTCAGAGGGCAGCTGTATTGACTGACAAGACATGGATCAAAAAGGTGAGTGAGCTGGAAGGATTATTTCTCCCGGGTCTCGAGATCAAGGCTTTCGACAGGGATCGGATAGCCGAAGCCGAAGCCTGGCTGGCCGGTTGA